A DNA window from Brenneria izadpanahii contains the following coding sequences:
- a CDS encoding NfeD family protein produces MGIELVMENAHWFWLSLGGLLLAAEMLGASGYLLWSGISAVLVGLLAWLMPIGWPWQGIAFAVLTIITAVLWWYWLRKRTLARPASSLNQRGQQLIGRRATLIEPTVDGYGRIRIGDSTWRVKSEQHLAAGTHIEVIAIEGITLHVRPVTS; encoded by the coding sequence ATGGGTATTGAACTGGTGATGGAAAACGCGCACTGGTTCTGGCTGTCGCTCGGTGGCCTGTTGCTGGCGGCCGAGATGCTGGGCGCTAGTGGTTATCTGTTATGGAGCGGGATATCGGCGGTGCTGGTTGGGCTGCTGGCCTGGCTGATGCCGATAGGCTGGCCGTGGCAAGGCATTGCATTCGCCGTTCTGACCATCATCACCGCCGTGCTTTGGTGGTACTGGCTGCGTAAACGCACGCTTGCCCGTCCGGCGTCCTCGCTGAACCAGCGCGGACAGCAGCTAATTGGGCGGCGCGCCACGCTAATCGAACCCACGGTGGATGGTTACGGACGCATCAGAATAGGCGACAGCACCTGGCGGGTAAAATCAGAGCAACACCTGGCCGCCGGAACGCATATTGAAGTGATCGCCATTGAAGGCATTACGCTGCATGTGCGCCCGGTTACGTCTTAA
- the cueR gene encoding Cu(I)-responsive transcriptional regulator — protein MNIGDVAKKTGLTSKTIRFYEEKGLLTAPLRSENGYRSYSAHHIEELTLLRQARQVGFNLEECKELIALFNDPLRRSADVKARTLQKVTEIEVQIEELRAMRQRLLALAEQCPGDGGANCPIIDNLAGCRHSETTHSLNDDPLVKT, from the coding sequence ATGAATATCGGCGATGTGGCAAAAAAAACCGGGCTTACCAGTAAGACCATTCGCTTCTACGAAGAGAAAGGGCTGCTGACCGCGCCGTTGCGTTCTGAAAACGGCTACCGCAGCTATAGCGCTCATCATATTGAAGAGCTGACGTTACTGCGTCAGGCTCGTCAAGTGGGGTTTAATCTGGAAGAGTGTAAGGAGCTGATCGCGCTGTTTAACGATCCGCTACGCCGCAGCGCGGATGTTAAAGCGCGCACGCTGCAAAAAGTGACGGAAATCGAAGTCCAGATTGAAGAACTGAGGGCGATGCGCCAGCGTTTGCTGGCGCTGGCGGAACAGTGTCCGGGAGACGGCGGCGCGAACTGCCCGATCATCGATAATCTTGCCGGTTGCCGTCATTCAGAGACAACGCACTCCCTGAATGACGATCCGCTGGTTAAGACGTAA
- a CDS encoding DUF6097 family protein: MGYFKTLSQTIDNAQRLKELHQYIERHNVPVTSKDDLSHQIIEIERYLGGSKYANLNKKKRSANIISGILALPLLIFSLFLFFSRYQKYFSFGFDIENMMKNLFLMIIEYPWAVILYAVAFAAMVFYFYRLNSQSMAEVDKIIHAFMTKSPSIIKPIIE, encoded by the coding sequence ATGGGATATTTCAAAACGTTGAGTCAGACGATTGATAACGCGCAACGGCTGAAAGAGCTTCATCAGTACATTGAACGTCACAATGTGCCCGTCACGTCAAAAGATGACCTCTCTCACCAGATTATCGAGATTGAACGATATCTGGGCGGGTCAAAGTACGCCAATCTGAATAAGAAAAAACGTTCCGCCAACATCATATCGGGGATTTTAGCGCTCCCCCTTTTGATCTTCTCTCTTTTTCTGTTTTTCAGCCGCTATCAGAAATATTTTAGCTTCGGGTTTGATATTGAAAATATGATGAAAAACCTTTTCCTGATGATCATCGAATACCCGTGGGCGGTGATCTTATATGCCGTCGCATTTGCCGCTATGGTCTTCTATTTTTATCGATTAAATAGTCAGTCTATGGCGGAGGTAGATAAGATTATTCACGCGTTCATGACCAAATCGCCATCCATCATCAAACCTATTATCGAATAA